GAGGGCTGGGGCACCAGCGCCGCCGCGGCCTTCGTCTCCGGCGCCGTGGCCCTCGTCAAGGCCGCCCACCCCGGGCTGTCCCCGGCGCAGGTCAAGAAGCTGCTGGAGGACACCGCGGCCGACCGCCCGGCCGGCGGCCGTGACGACGCCCGGGGCCACGGCACGGTCGACCCGGTCGCCGCGCTCCAGGCCGCCGGGGCGCTGCGCCCCGAGGCGCCGGTCCCCGCCGCCGTCCCGGCCCGGCGGCAGTACTTCGGCCCCGGCCCCGAGCCGGTCCGCCCGCCCGGGCGGCGGGCGTGGCCGGCCACCCCGGTGGCGGCGGCCGGGGGAGCGGCCCTGCTGGCGCTGGCCGGCGTACTGGCCCGGCGTCCGCGCGCCGCCCGGCGGGATAGGGTCGGGTAACTGTGCTGGACAAAGGCGTGGTGGATAAAAGCGTGGTGGAGAAGAGCATGGCGACCAAGAACATTCCGGACCCCGGCTTCTCCGACGACGACGGCACCGCCGACCCCCGGCTGAGCGCGGCCCTCGCCGCCTGGGCGGCGGACCGCGCGGCCGAACCGCAGGTGCTGGCGGCCCTGAAGGACGCGCGCCTGCTGGTGCCCGTCGTGGCGATGCTCGGCGAGGTCGAGACGGACCCGGAGACCGGCCTCAAGCGCGAGAAGACCAGCGACATGGCCGTGCCCACCCTGACGGCGGGCAGCCGCCGGGCGCTGCCCGCCTTCACCTCGATCGCCTCGCTGGCCCTGTGGGACCCGGCGGCCCGGCCGGTGGCGGTCCCGCTGCACCAGGCGCTGGCCGCCGCCGCGCACGAGAAGGCCGACACGGTCGTCATCGACCTGGCCGGCCCCGTCCCCTACCAGCTGACCGGCTCCGCGCTGCTCGCGCTGGCCGAGGGCCGCACGGACGCCGACCCGCTGGCCGACCCCGCCGTACGCGAGGCCGTACGGGCCGCCGTGGCCGCCGAGCCCGCGGTGCTGCGCGCCCACCTCGGCCGGGGCGGCGCCGACGCCGACGGCACCCTGGCCATCGTGCTGTCCGCCGGTGCGGAGCCCGCCCCCGCGGCCCGCCGGGTGGCGCAGGCCATCGCGGCGGACGAGACCCTGCGCGGCCGGCTCGTGCGCGGCCTGGACCTGGCCCTGCTCCCGGCGGACGCCCCGGTCCCCCCGGGGGAGGCGCTCTTCACGCGCTGAGCGCCGGGATCCGTACGGCCTCCCGTACGGCCTGCCGTATGCCGAAGGGCCGACCGCGAAAGTCGCGGTCGGCCCTTCGGCATACGGAAACGAAACGAAACGGGGGACGGAAGCGGAACGTCCGGTCAGGCGTAGACCGGGCCCGTGAACTTCTCGCCCGGGCCCTGGCCCGGCTCGTCCTGGACGAGCGAGGCCTCGCGGAAGGCCAGCTGGAGCGACTTCAGGCCGTCGCGCAGCGGGGCGGCGTGGAAGGAGCTGATCTCGGTGGCGCTGGCGGTGACCAGACCGGCCAGGGCGTTGATCAGCTTGCGGGCCTCGTCGAGGTCCTTGTGTTCGGAGTCGGGCTTGTCCAGGCCCAGGTTGACCGCCGCGGCGCTCAGCAGGTGGACGGCCACCGTGGTGATGACCTCGACGGCGGGCACGTCCGCGATGTCGCGGGTCATGTCGTCGTAGTCGGGGGCGTCCGTGGAGACGGTGGAATCGGAGGGCGTCGCGTCAGTCATGCCTCACACGATATGCCGTGCGGCGGCCTTGCAACGCTGGTGCTAGTATGTACTTCGACCGGTCGGACACTTATGTGCCCGGCCCACAAGTGGAGGCTCCGATCTCCCACCTGACCACCCTCCGGGGAGGCAGGTCATCCGGTCAGGCGGTATCCATCGTTCCGTACGGACGATGGAAAGCCGCCCGAGTCTGCGCCCCGCGGTTCGCACGCGGCGGTGCTCCGGTTGTTTTGGAGCCCCTGCCTGTGCCCGGCGGGGCTTTTTTCATTCTCCGCCGCGGTGAGGTCTGACGACAAAAGACGTCAGCGGTTGTCTGCCAGGCAGCCGTGTGGTGCTACCGAGGAGGATCCATCAGCACCGAGCCCCGCATCAACGATCGGATTCGTGTCCCTGAGGTGCGACTCGTCGGTCCCAGCGGCGAACAGGTGGGCATCGTCCCGCTTGCGAAGGCGCTTGAGCTCGCGCAGGAGTACGACCTGGACCTGGTCGAGGTCGCGGCGTCTGCACGCCCGCCGGTCTGCAAGCTCATGGACTACGGCAAGTTCAAGTACGAGTCGGCCATGAAGGCCCGTGAGGCGCGCAAGAACCAGGCGCACACGGTCATCAAGGAAATGAAGCTCCGGCCGAAGATCGACCCGCACGACTATGACACCAAGAAGGGTCACGTCGTTCGGTTCCTCAAGCAGGGCGACAAGGTCAAGATCACGATCATGTTCCGTGGTCGCGAGCAGTCCCGGCCGGAACTCGGCTACCGACTGCTGCAGCGTCTCGCTTCGGACGTCGAGGACCTCGGGTTCATCGAGTCGAACCCGAAGCAGGACGGCCGAAACATGATCATGGTTCTCGGTCCGCACAAGAAGAAGACCGAGGCGATGGCCGAAGCCCGCGAGGCGCAGGCCGCCCGCAAGGCCGAGCGCCAGGGTCTCGCCGTCACCGACGAGGAGGCTTCCGACGAGGAGGCCGCCCCGGTCGAGGCGGAGACCACCGAGGCGGAGACCTCCGAGGTCGAGGCCGAGACCGAGGCCCCCTCGGACGAGGCGAACGCCGAGGCCTGATTCCGGGGCAGCCCGTCCCGGATCACCGACACAACATGACGCTCCCGTGAGCCGGTCCCGCCAGCGGACCGGTGGGAGCGCCACCGACGAGGAGATAACGGCGCTATGCCGAAGAACAAGACGCACAGCGGTTCCAAGAAGCGCTTCAAGATCACCGGCTCCGGCAAGGTGCTCCGTGAGCGCGCCGGCAAGCGCCACCTGCTCGAGCACAAGTCGTCCCGTGTCACCCGCCGCCTGACCGGCACCGCGGAGATGGCCCCCGGCGACGCCGCGAAGATCAAGAAGCTTCTCGGCAAGTGATGTTCTCCGCTCCCGCGCCGGGAGCGGATGAGCGTCAAGACCGGGACCCCATCGAATTCGGGCCGTGTGGAGAACGACCACGGCCCCGCTACAAGGAGTAAAAAGTGGCACGCGTCAAGCGGGCAGTAAACGCCCACAAGAAGCGCCGGGCAATCCTCGAGGCGGCCTCCGGCTACCGCGGTCAGCGTTCGCGCCTGTACCGCAAGGCCAAGGAGCAGGTCACCCACTCGCTGGTCTACAACTTCAACGACCGCAAGAAGCGCAAGGGCGACTTCCGTCAGCTGTGGATCCAGCGCATCAACGCCGCTGCCCGCCAGAACGGCATGACGTACAACCGCCTCATCCAGGGTCTGAAGGCCGCCAACATCGAGGTGGACCGCAAGATCCTCGCCGAGCTGGCCGTCAACGACGCCAACGCGTTCGCCGCGCTGGTCGAGGTCGCGCAGAAGGCGCTTCCGGCCGACGTCAACGCCCCCAAGGCCGCTGCCTAAGGCCTAGCCGGCTCGCTTCACGCAGTCGGCACCCACGGACCCGCAGGCTTCCCGCCTGCGGGTCCGTGTGCTTTCACCCCGCACCGCCCCGCCCGCCGGGACGACCCGAGAGAGAACCGCTGAGACCATGGGCTTCCCCGACGAGCTGATCTCCCCCCGATCCCCCCGGGTGGCCGCCGCCAGGCGGCTGGCGCGGCGCAACTTCCGCACCAAGGAGCGCCGGTTCATCGCCGAGGGCCCCCAGGCCGTCCGCGAGGCCGTCGAGCACCGGGGCGCGCAGGGCGCCACCCTGATCGAGCTGTTCGCCACCGTCGAGGCCGCCGAGCGCTACGCCGACATCGTCGAGGCCGCGCTGCTGGCCGGAGCCCGGGTGCACTACGCCTCCGACGAGGTGCTCGCCGAGGTCTCGCAGACCGTCACCCCGCAGGGTCTCGTCGGCGTCTGCCACTTCCTGGACTCCCCCTTCGAGGAGATCCTCAAGGCCGGGCCCAGGCTGGTCGCCGTCCTCGCCCACGTCCGCGACCCCGGGAACGCCGGCACGGTGCTGCGCTGCGCGGACGCCGCGGGCGCCGACGCCGTGGTGCTGACCGACGCCTCCGTCGACCTGTACAACCCGAAGTCCGTACGGGCCTCCGTGGGCTCCCTCTTCCACCTGCCGGTGGCCGTCGGGGTGCCGGTGGAACAGGCCGTGGCGGGGCTGCGGGCGGCCGGCGTACGGATCCTCGCGGCCGACGGCGCCGGGGAGGACGACCTCGACGCCGAGCTGGACGCGGGCACCATGGGCGGACCCTCCGCCTGGGTCTTCGGCAACGAGGCCTGGGGCCTGCCGGAGGAGACCCGGGCGCTCGCGGACGCCGTCGTCAGGGTCCCGATCCACGGCAAGGCGGAGAGCCTGAACCTCGCGACGGCCGCCGCCGTGTGCCTCTACGCGTCCGCGCGTGCACAGCGGGCGCCCGGAGGGTGCCGCTCCGTGACCCCCAGCTAGTAATGTGGCCGCCCGGGGGCCCACTGAGCTACCCGGAGATGTGGGGTACGGGGACATGACCGTCGGTACGAACAGCTCGCCAGGGGCCGCTGACGCGGCCGAGGAGCGGTTCGGGGACGCCTCCCGGCCCCCGGGCGGCGTGCCGCCGCTTCCGGCGGCCCCCCCGGACGCCCTGGCCTCCGTACCGCCCCAGGCCGGCCCCGCGGGCCGCGGCCCCGACCGTGGCGCCGCCCCGCGGCCGCAGGACGCGGCCGCGGCCGCCCGGGCCGGGCGCCACGACGACGGCTCCGCGGGGCTCGCCCCCGGCCAGGACCCCGGCGAAACCCCCGGCCAGGGGGGCGGCGGCTTCGGGATGGATCCCGACGAGCTGCCCGACGGGCTCGTCGTCGCCGACCACGCCGGCCGGGTGATCTGCTTCAACCGGGCCGCCTCCGCGATCACCGCCATCGCGGCCGGCCAGGCCATCGGCGCCCGCATCGACAGCGCGCTGCCGCTGGAGGACCTCGAAGGCCGCCGCTGGTGGGCACTGACCGACCCGTACGGGGGACTCGCCACCCGGCGCGGCCAGCCCGAGCGGAACCTGCTGCTCCCCGGAGGGCGCGAGGTGCTCGTCTCCGCCCGCTACGTGCGCACCCACCCCACCGGCCCGCTGAGCCGCCTCGTGGTCACCCTGCGCGGTACCGAGGCCCGGCGCCGCACCGAGCGCAGCCACGCCGAGCTGATCGCGACGGTCGCGCACGAGCTGCGCTCCCCGCTGACCTCCGTCAAGGGCTTCACCGCGACCCTGCTCGCCAAGTGGGAGCGGTTCACCGACGACCAGAAGCGGCTGATGCTGGAGACCGTCGACGC
The Streptomyces sp. NBC_00091 genome window above contains:
- a CDS encoding SseB family protein, which codes for MATKNIPDPGFSDDDGTADPRLSAALAAWAADRAAEPQVLAALKDARLLVPVVAMLGEVETDPETGLKREKTSDMAVPTLTAGSRRALPAFTSIASLALWDPAARPVAVPLHQALAAAAHEKADTVVIDLAGPVPYQLTGSALLALAEGRTDADPLADPAVREAVRAAVAAEPAVLRAHLGRGGADADGTLAIVLSAGAEPAPAARRVAQAIAADETLRGRLVRGLDLALLPADAPVPPGEALFTR
- a CDS encoding DUF1844 domain-containing protein, with the translated sequence MTDATPSDSTVSTDAPDYDDMTRDIADVPAVEVITTVAVHLLSAAAVNLGLDKPDSEHKDLDEARKLINALAGLVTASATEISSFHAAPLRDGLKSLQLAFREASLVQDEPGQGPGEKFTGPVYA
- the infC gene encoding translation initiation factor IF-3 gives rise to the protein MWCYRGGSISTEPRINDRIRVPEVRLVGPSGEQVGIVPLAKALELAQEYDLDLVEVAASARPPVCKLMDYGKFKYESAMKAREARKNQAHTVIKEMKLRPKIDPHDYDTKKGHVVRFLKQGDKVKITIMFRGREQSRPELGYRLLQRLASDVEDLGFIESNPKQDGRNMIMVLGPHKKKTEAMAEAREAQAARKAERQGLAVTDEEASDEEAAPVEAETTEAETSEVEAETEAPSDEANAEA
- the rpmI gene encoding 50S ribosomal protein L35, whose protein sequence is MPKNKTHSGSKKRFKITGSGKVLRERAGKRHLLEHKSSRVTRRLTGTAEMAPGDAAKIKKLLGK
- the rplT gene encoding 50S ribosomal protein L20; this encodes MARVKRAVNAHKKRRAILEAASGYRGQRSRLYRKAKEQVTHSLVYNFNDRKKRKGDFRQLWIQRINAAARQNGMTYNRLIQGLKAANIEVDRKILAELAVNDANAFAALVEVAQKALPADVNAPKAAA
- a CDS encoding RNA methyltransferase; this encodes MGFPDELISPRSPRVAAARRLARRNFRTKERRFIAEGPQAVREAVEHRGAQGATLIELFATVEAAERYADIVEAALLAGARVHYASDEVLAEVSQTVTPQGLVGVCHFLDSPFEEILKAGPRLVAVLAHVRDPGNAGTVLRCADAAGADAVVLTDASVDLYNPKSVRASVGSLFHLPVAVGVPVEQAVAGLRAAGVRILAADGAGEDDLDAELDAGTMGGPSAWVFGNEAWGLPEETRALADAVVRVPIHGKAESLNLATAAAVCLYASARAQRAPGGCRSVTPS